The proteins below are encoded in one region of Oreochromis niloticus isolate F11D_XX linkage group LG6, O_niloticus_UMD_NMBU, whole genome shotgun sequence:
- the LOC109202448 gene encoding uncharacterized protein LOC109202448: protein MKNAKEICKKYAPKNYHLAMHTVGVFTTATSLKDLSDMVQSAAVVFGSPCSGENVEKHFHNLQLWMQKANVDVDGNARNSKADEDLKGVKGNNLFGRHFKELISNTSLEMDGDLGRHGTGKMYEQYHNKYNALRKIKRQNITENNKMQGIMEKSQWDLKHIRLRSGRLTRLDDFVVQYQISHTALLKEYEVSKRMLQRKKFRVDEEKWKERRQKKKGRYVTVLRKPFPFRRSTKMVASSMAPSSPVQTGRVEDVTLETPEFQEVLSLWKKRDTEVVVSVLPSKNHGTSIIIHHSDLRTLRPHLWLTGEVIEGLFHCLAKKEQKGIYIMNHYTAGLILFGDRTQLSRQSLRNVNFDRYQAIVMFVNIKNVHWKFLFINAVNHTVYLLDPAPSSSEEEDSKLAARKFSDYLKMRRTRHAKTEWVDIKWKGGVLTHPVQKDGFSCGVLVVMMARAVMKVFPDFPVMKFKTSKEKMAEERKLMALEILQASVFDTNSNCAM from the exons ATGAAGAATGCCAAGGAGATCTGTAAAAAGTA TGCACCAAAGAACTACCATCTTGCAATGCACACTGTTGGAGTCTTCACTACTGCAACTTCCTTAAAAGACCTCTCTGACATGGTTCAAAGTGCTGCAGTTGTTTTTGGGAGTCCTTGTAGTGGTGAGAATgtagaaaaacattttcacaacCTGCAGTTATGGATGCAGAAAGCCAATGTTGATGTTGATGGCAATGCCAGAAACTCAAAAGCTGATGAGGACCTGAAG GGAGTCAAGGGAAACAACCTCTTTGGGAGACATTTTAAGGAGCTCATTTCCAACACATCATTGGAGATGGATG GTGACCTTGGAAGACATGGCACTGGGAAAATGTATGAGCAGTACCACAACAAATACAATGCCTTAAGAAAGATCAAGAGACAA AATATTACTGAGAATAATAAAATGCAGGGGATAATGGAGAAGAGCCAGTGGGATCTGAAACATATCCGTCTACGTTCGGGAAGGCTCACCAGGCTGGATGACTTTGTTGTCCAGTATCAAATCAGTCACACAGCGCTGCTGAAGGAGTACGAAGTCTCAAAAAGAATGCTTCAAAGAAAG AAATTTAGAGTGGACGAAGAAAAATGGAAGGAACGTCGCCAAAAAAAGAAGGGGAGATATGTAACAGTACTCCGCAAGCCATTTCCTTTCAGGAGATCTACAAAGATG GTTGCTTCCTCTATGGCCCCGAGTTCCCCTGTGCAGACTGGTAGAGTTGAGGATGTTACCTTGGAAACTCCAGAATTTCAG GAGGTCCTGTCTTTGTGGAAGAAAAGAGACACAGAGGTTGTGGTTTCTGTGCTTCCCTCAAAAAACCATGGTACGTCCATAATTATCCACCACAGTGATCTGCGAACCCTTCGACCACACCTGTGGCTAACAGGCGAG GTAATTGAAGGCCTGTTTCATTGTCTGGCAAAAAAGGAGCAAAAGGGGATCTACATTATGAACCATTACACAGCGGGCTTGATTCTCTTTGGTGATCGGACACAGCTTTCTCGCCAAAGCTTGCGGAAC GTAAACTTCGATCGGTACCAGGCCATTGTCATGTTtgttaacattaaaaatgtacacTGGAAGTTTCTG TTCATCAATGCAGTGAATCACACTGTTTATCTCCTTGATCCTGCCCCAAGTTCATCAGAGGAGGAAGACTCTAAACTCGCTGCACGTAAATTCAG TGATTACTTAAAAATGAGGAGAACCCGCCACGCAAAAACAGAATGGGTGGACATTAAATGGAAGGGAGGTGTCTTGACCCATCCAGTGCAGAAGGATGGCTTCAGCTGTGGAGTATTAGTGGTGATG ATGGCACGGGCAGTGATGAAAGTATTTCCAGATTTTCCCGTCATGAAATTTAAAACCTCAAAAGAAAAAATGGCAGAGGAAAGAAAATTGATGGCTCTGGAGATACTACAAGCATCAG TTTTTGACACTAacagcaactgtgccatgtgA